One Fusarium falciforme chromosome 14, complete sequence genomic region harbors:
- a CDS encoding PKS-ER domain-containing protein, which produces MATTQLPATMLAWRKHRGSSKPVFEEVPLPKVSPTGVLCKVLASGVCRSDHSLLTIDKQASWFEEKYTLGHEGCGQIVQLGSAVHQDKFQVGDIVALHAVPGCGRHDCPECSRDLSQLCEKGHHSGIGQDGFYAPYAAVDIRGVVKVPSGVTPAQAAVATDAVNTAYHAIRRRAEVNAHETIFLFGLGGLGFNALQILLHIGPRIIVSDIRQGRLDEAQKLGIPPCDIVPIGASPQEFVTGAKLDGKIDTVLDFVGTHQTFEDAQHIVRRGGKLICIGSLDTENTIHMKIGTRKRLTYIFSYGGQVRDLEEVLQLIADGSITPQVEMSKLAEFPRILESLVSGEVRARVALTHD; this is translated from the exons ATGGCCACTACGCAGTTACCCGCAACCATGTTGGCTTGGAGGAAGCATAGAGGAAGTAGTAAACCA GTCTTTGAAGAGGTTCCCTTGCCTAAAGTCTCACCTACGGGTGTTCTCTGCAAGGTGTTAGCATCCGGAG TATGCAGAAGCGACCATTCACTACTTACCATCGACAAACAGGCATCTTGGTTTGAGGAGAAGTACACTTTG GGCCATGAAGGGTGTGGGCAGATTGTTCAGCTTGGCTCAGCGGTTCATCAGGACAAGTTCCAAGTG GGAGATATTGTTGCTCTTCACGCTGTGCCTGGCTGCGGACGCCATGATTGCCCTGAATGCTCCCGTGACTTGAGCCAGCTATGCGAGAAGGGTCATCACTCCGGCATAGGACAGGATGGATTCTATGCACCGTACGCAGCCGTTGATATTCGAGGTGTAGTCAAGGTGCCCTCAG GCGTCACTCCAGCGCAAGCAGCGGTTGCTACGGACGCTGTCAACACCGCATACCACGCCATAAGGAGAAGGGCAGAGGTCAATGCCCACGAGACGATTTTCCTTTTTGGCCTCGGCGGGTTAGGTTTCAATGCCTTGCAAATCCTCCTGCATATAGGACCCAGGATCATTGTATCGGATATCAGACAGGGGCGTCTGGACGAGGCCCAGAAACTAGGGATACCCCCTTGTGACATTGTCCCGATAGGGGCATCACCACAAGAGTTCGTCACCGGAGCTAAACTTGATGGGAAGATTGATACGGTACTGGACTTTGTTGGCACTCATCAAACTTTCGAAGATGCTCAACACATCG TTCGACGGGGAGGGAAGCTGATCTGCATCGGAAGCCTCGACACAGAGAACACGATTCACATGAAGATTGGCACAAGAAAGCGGCTGACCTACATATTTTCTTACGGAGGACAGGTGAGGGATCTTGAAGAGGTCTTGCAGTTGATTGCCGATGGGTCTATCACACCCCAAGTCGAAATGTCGAAACTGGCCGAGTTTCCTCGAATCCTCGAATCTCTTGTAAGCGGCGAAGTTCGAGCGCGTGTAGCATTGACCCATGATTAG